In Helianthus annuus cultivar XRQ/B chromosome 9, HanXRQr2.0-SUNRISE, whole genome shotgun sequence, the following are encoded in one genomic region:
- the LOC110875728 gene encoding uncharacterized protein LOC110875728 has translation MVHKHAFEALDRTMTDVFSEGRSIRSDIPFGGKVIVFGGDFRQILPVIPNGTRQEIISAFLSSSYIWSKCRLLRLTKNMRLTIGAESSNMESIREFAKWLIDIGEGTVGDDNDGDAIIEIPDDLLITDICDPIQSLIDFVYPSIIEQSRIPGFFPERAILAPKNEVVHEINDRLLSLFPGDAKEYLSSDSICQTEQILYSFQESLYSTENLNALKISVLPNHRLVLKVGVPVMLLRNIDQQKGLCNGTRLQITFLGKRVIEAEVISGGFMMYTTFVKFLDNPESLKLEDLVLR, from the exons ATGGTACACAAACATGCCTTTGAAGCTTTAGATAGGACGATGACCGACGTATTTTCGGAAGGTAGGAGTATTCGTTCGGATATTCCTTTTGGAGGTAAAGTTATTGTATTTGGTGGTGACTTTAGACAAATCCTACCTGTTATTCCTAATGGTACTAGACAAGAAATTATCAGTGCATTTTTAAGCTCTTCATACATATGGTCAAAATGCAGACTGTTACGGCTGACTAAAAACATGCGTCTAACTATTGGAGCTGAAAGTTCAAATATGGAGTCTATCAGAGAATTTGCAAAATGGCTTATTGATATTGGTGAAGGAACCGTTGGAGATGATAATGATGGTGACGCCATTATAGAGATACCAGATGATCTACTAATCACCGATATTTGTGACCCGATACAAAGTTTAATTGACTTTGTATATCCTTCAATTATTGAACAATCTAGGATTCCTGGATTTTTTCCGGAGCGAGCAATTCTAGCACCCAAAAATGAGGTAGTTCATGAAATTAATGATCGATTGCTTTCGTTATTTCCTGGTGATGCGAAAGAGTATCTGAGTTCTGATAGTATATGTCAAACTGAACAAATTCTTTATTCTTTTCAAGAAAGCTTATACTCAACAGAAAATCTGAATGCTCTTAAGATTTCTGTCTTGCCTAATCACAGATTAGTTCTTAAAGTTGGTGTTCCTGTGATGCTTCTTCGAAACATTGATCAACAGAAAGGGTTATGTAATGGTACAAGGCTTCAAATTACTTTTCTTGGTAAACGAGTTATAGAAGCTGAAGTAATATCTGGTG GTTTTATGATGTATACCACATTTGTCAAGTTTCTTGATAACCCAGAATCTTTGAAACTG GAG GATTTGGTTTTACG GTAA
- the LOC110875727 gene encoding uncharacterized protein LOC110875727: MYSIACRAVRNATGSLISTTPGTPLDSNCRYSITSSIISSNNQPILGSTSTLTRLSSGKCNLERKKRDNTPVPMLTLDSDEDDVFLCTDEDPYKGISKDYLDHGDQVLTCQVCSAKLWTSEGGKGRLTINKLCYSMCYGYGKVQLPPLKDAHPSYQNSFSSSNAKSKFFLKNIRRYNSMFSFTSMGGKVDSNINKGNAPFIYRISGQNYHCMGSLKPPDGNEAKFCQLYIHDTENEITNRQALFSKGTKPSSPTDKELNVEMIEYLRALLDSQNMLVKTYRMVRDHFHQSPEANLSLRLIYRREKDGRTYNLPTTSEVAALVVGDIDKAIDHRDIVVETQSGMLQRISELHPLYLAQQYPLLFPYGDDDYRVDIPHRDFMSTQKKIKPKCTMREFFSYRIQDRTYGFSLILNGRRLLQQFLVDAYTMIESERLKYIRRQQANHRSETFENLQKYKSKGKEVLTDTGKPAILPSSFNGGARFMQQNYLDAMDLCKWYGYPDFFITITCNPRWPEVKRFLKDSTIKAEDRPDILCRLFKMKLDSLLKDLKDSKYFGEINAVVYTVEFQKCGLPHAHICLFMKVDHKLPTIDHIDPFISAEIPDKKEDPELYSLVTDYMIHGLCGNANLNCPCMVDKRCSKYFPKKFTPHTTVDSSGFPVYRRRDSGHTVIKSSVRLDNRNVVPYNKRLLKRYQAHINVEWCNQAGSVKYLFKYINKGPDMATVVVSGDTNSTIKEKPKDEIKEYYDCRYISACEASWRIFSNEVHYRYPAVMRLPFHLPGQQNVVYGADDDIDNILSKPSVASSIFVQWMKLNETNDDARKLTYVEFPSKFVWILKDRCWQIRRVNGQLFPTFRDACYAMGLLDDDNEYVEAIKEASFEGHAGYLRALFATLLLSNTLSRPEFVWENTWKYLADDIVYRRQKETNISGLVLPEYQIKNLTLLKIKNYLISNGSSLRRFVTMPYPDDDSLRDASNRMINEELSHDLDEVQAEFNRLHQSLTEEQRAVFDEIMEVVVGRKGGLFLSMVTVELEKPFYGRLWLQLFDVEME, translated from the exons ATGTACTCCATTGCATGTCGAGCAGTTAGAAATGCTACTGGTTCTTTAATTTCAACTACACCAG GTACACCTCTAGATAGCAACTGTCGATATTCCATTACTTCTAGCATCATTAGCAGTAACAATCAGCCGATATTGGGTAGTACCTCTACCCTTACACGGCTGTCTTCTGGTAAATGTAACCTCGAGCGCAAGAAACGTGATAATACTCCTGTACCTATGCTGACTTTGGATTCAGATGAAGACGATGTGTTTTTGTGCACTGATGAAGATCCTTATAAAGGGATATCTAAAG ATTATTTGGACCATGGTGACCAAGTGCTTACATGTCAGGTTTGTAGTGCAAAGTTATGGACATCAGAAGGTGGAAAAGGTCGTTTAACTATAAATAAGCTATGTTATAGTATGTGTTATGGGTATGGTAAAGTTCAGCTACCGCCTTTAAAGGATGCACATCCGTCTTATCAAAATTCGTTTTCTTCCTCAAATGCAAAAAGCAAGTTCTTCCTGAAGAACATAAGACGATACAACTCTATGTTCTCTTTTACATCTATGGGTGGAAAGGTTGATTCTAATATCAACAAGGGCAATGCTCCATTTATATATCGTATCAGTGGCCAAAACTATCATTGCATGGGGAGTCTCAAACCTCCAGATGGAAATGAAGCTAAGTTTTGTCAACTATACATACATGATACCGAAAATGAAATAACAAACAGACAGGCATTATTCAG CAAAGGAACCAAACCTTCATCGCCTACTGATAAAGAACTTAATGTTGAAATGATAGAGTATTTGAGGGCTTTATTAGATTCacaaaatatgttggttaagacATATAGGATGGTCAGAGACCATTTTCACCAATCTCCAGAGGCCAACCTTAGTCTGCGACTTATTTATAGAAGAGAAAAAGACGGCAGGACATATAACTTACCCACCACATCTGAAGTTGCTGCTTTGGTTGTCGGAGACATAGATAAAGCTATAGACCATCGTGATATTGTTGTCGAGACTCAGTCAGGAATGCTGCAGCGTATTAGCGAATTACACCCATTGTATCTTGCTCAGCAATATCCGTTACTTTTCCCATATGGTGATGATGATTATAGAGTTGATATTCCTCATAGAGATTTTATGTCaacacaaaagaaaataaaaccaAAGTGCACAATGAGAGAATTTTTTTCATATAGGATCCAAGATAGAACTTATGGATTTTCCTTAATTTTAAATGGGCGAAGGTTGTTACAACAGTTTTTGGTTGATGCGTACACAATGATTGAGAGCGAAAGACTAAAGTACATCCGTAGGCAACAGGCGAACCATCGCTCTGAAACATTTGAGAATCTTCAAAAGTATAAATCTAAAGGTAAGGAAGTTTTAACAGATACTGGAAAGCCTGCTATACTTCCTTCTTCATTTAATGGTGGTGCAAGATTCATGCAACAAAATTACCTCGATGCAATGGACTTATGTAAGTGGTATGGGTACCCTGATTTCTTTATAACTATAACGTGTAATCCTAGGTGGCCTGAAGTAAAAAGATTTCTAAAAGATTCAACCATCAAAGCCGAAGACAGGCCTGACATATTGTGTCGATTGTTTAAAATGAAGCTTGATTCCTTACTCAAAGATTTGAAGGATTCTAAGTATTTCGGTGAGATTAACGCTG ttgtttatACAGTAGAATTTCAAAAGTGTGGCCTTCCTCATGCACATATATGCTTATTCATGAAGGTCGATCACAAACTTCCAACCATAGATCACATAGATCCATTTATTTCTGCTGAGATTCCCGATAAAAAAGAAGATCCTGAACTTTATTCACTTGTGACTGATTATATGATTCATGGTCTGTGTGGGAATGCTAATTTGAATTGTCCTTGCATGGTTGATAAAAGATGTTCAAAATACTTTCCGAAGAAATTCACACCACATACAACTGTTGATTCAAGTGGTTTTCCTGTATACAGAAGAAGAGATTCAGGTCATACAGTTATAAAATCTAGTGTTAGATTAGACAACAGAAATGTTGTTCCTTATAACAAAAGGCTTTTGAAAAGATATCAAGCACACATTAATGTTGAATGGTGTAATCAAGCCGGTTCAGTGAAATATTTGTTCAAGTACATTAACAAAGGCCCTGATATGGCTACTGTGGTAGTTTCTGGTGATACAAATTCAACCATCAAGGAAAAGCCAAAAGACGAGATCAAGGAGTATTATGATTGTAGATATATTTCAGCGTGTGAGGCATCCTGGAGAATATTCTCTAATGAGGTTCATTATAGGTATCCTGCTGTTATGAGGCTTCCCTTTCATTTGCCGGGCCAACAGAATGTTGTGTATGGTGCGGATGACGATATTGATAATATTTTAAGCAAGCCTTCTGTTGCTTCTTCAATATTTGTGCAATGGATGAAGTTGAACGAGACAAATGATGATGCTAGAAAGCTGACTTATGTTGAGTTTCCTTCCAAATTTGTTTGGATACTTAAAGATAGATGTTGGCAG ATACGTAGAGTTAACGGTCAATTATTCCCGACTTTTAGAGATGCTTGCTATGCGATGGGACTCTTAGATGATGACAATGAATACGTTGAGGCCATTAAAGAAGCAAGTTTTGAAGGACATGCTGGGTATCTTCGAGCGTTATTTGCTACCTTGCTTTTGTCAAATACTCTTTCACGGCCAGAATTTGTTTGGGAGAACACGTGGAAATACTTAGCTGATGATATTGTTTATAGACGTCAAAAAGAAACAAATATTTCAG GTTTAGTGCTTCCTGAATATCAGATTAAGAACCTTACtttgttgaaaattaaaaactatTTAATTTCCAATGGTTCATCATTACGAAGGTTTGTCACTATGCCGTACCCTGATGACGATTCCTTACGTGATGCTTCTAATCGTATGATCAATGAAGAGCTGTCACATGACCTAGATGAAGTACAAGCTGAGTTTAACAGGTTGCATCAATCTCTTACAGAAGAACAACGAGCGGTTTTTGACGAAATAATGGAAGTAGTTGTAGGGCGTAAAGGAGGCCTTTTTTTGTCTATGGTTACGGTGGAACTGGAAAAACCTTTTTATGGAAGACTTTGGCTTCAGCTGTTCGATGTAGAAATGGAATAG